The genomic segment ATCAAATAAATCATTGGCTGTTAAGAATTGGACCTAAACCATCTTTTCAAACCTTTCATGATCTTGCAGCAATGAATAATGGTGGATATATGGATTAGGGAACAGCATGTGATGGCAAACGTGTAGTATTTGCTCTCATGTAAAATTATATGTATATtcaaaaatccaaataattcaaAATTTGTGGTATCATGCAGCCATGCCACTTCCAAAGTGAGCATTTCCCTGCCTCTCCAAGCTTGCTGTATCCTTGATCTGCTGTCTTCCTGCTCTTAATTGATTGCAACTCTACGTGTCTGATCAGGGCTAAAAGTATTGTTCTTGACTATATGGATATCATACAACATATACTGTGCACGCTTGTGTGTATAGATATGTTTATACTGTATGCATGTACATAAGTATGCATATTTGTGTGCTGGCCCCAAAATCACTCATGTTATAAAGTCTCAGCCTTGAAGGCATATTCATCAGAATATAATGTAGCACTTTCGTTTTTGCCAGTTCCCTCAAAATGAGACACTTTTTTTGCACCCTACGTGGCCAATAGCCAAAATGTCTAATTTTTGTTATCACTCTTGCTGATTTTATTATCACTCACTGTTGGCGTGTGTATAAACAcagatgtgtatatgtatatacatatttgtgTATTTATACACACAAGTATGTTTTTGCTATACAGGTAATAAAGATGGGGGAaggtttttgtgttttcttaataGGTGAAGAAATCTTGAAGACCAGAAATTGGAACTtactgaattttaaattaaaaaaaaaatatgtatatataaattgtCCGGCTGTGGAAGATGGATCTTCATTTTTGCAGCCACTTTGAATCACAAGTTCATCTTTAAAtgaactgggtttttttttttttttgaagagctaACTAACCCTGGCTGTCTCCAGTCTGACAGAGTATTCAAATGGACTTGCTTCCTCCATTAGTTGTAAGATGTTTAAAAGCACATCCTATGTTTGAATTGTGGATGAGAGGTTCCCTTGGCAATGTGAGGAGGAAAATTCTTTCTACCCCTTTATTATTAATTCACGGATTCAGTGTTGGTTCGGCCTACAGGAGAAGTTAACTGGAAGTCTTTGAAGATCAGTGCCTTTGCTGAGATTGTCCAGGTATGTGAACTTGAAGAACCATGGCGAttggaaaataatgttttatatgTCAAATTGCATTTTGTAGAAATCATTTAGTACCCATGGTTAATCACTGACTGATAACTCAACTGTAGGATCGCTTTTTTAAGAAGTAGCTCTAGTATTGTGATTAGAGCTACATGCAGCAGTTTTTTCTGTGCTCTGAGGCATATGAATATTGCTAAGGATGTAGAAGAGAACACTTTATGACAAATTCATGCAATTTTACAGAAATTTGTTTTAGTACTAGGATAATTTTGTAACCAACTAATTTCAAGACATTGCACCCCTCCTGAGACTAATTCAACCAGCAGAAGAATTAGCTtaagaaagctggaaaaatgcTTATTACTTTATTAATTGGATTTTTAATCACTTGTTGATGTTTTCTTCAGGGTtacttttaaaagaagatttcacTGATCAAGCCTGTAGAAGACTTTCAGCCCAAGAAAGAGTGAAGCCAGCTCTTGTCAAGAGTGGAGAAAGTCCCTGTGGAGAGACAACGCTGATAACCTGAGCTGCTTCTAGGAATTTGTTCAGCATGTCTAACCAGGGAGATGATtgctatttctatttctattccACGTGTAACAAGGTATGActgggtgttgggttttttttattattttaaattttttttaataatttttagttTGGGCAGGGGGGAGTCTAGAGGGAGACGTACTGATCTCTGGTAATTTAATCTAGATTCTACTTTGAGTTCTAAAAACCTGTCCTAATAGCATGAACATTTTTTCAGGCTgtgctattttgttttctttattgttcATTTCCTTTTGGTTACAGGGAGACAGCTGTCCCTTCCGCCACTGTGAAGCTGCTCTGGGGAATGAAACAGTCTGCACACTCTGGCAGGAGGGTCGGTGTTTCAGGAATATCTGCAGATTCAGACACATGGAAATTGATGTGAGTGTTTGCCTAAAgatgtattttcaaaataaatcagtaaaaGCATTTTTTGTTGCTGTAAGTATAGGATAGATGTATTTGCTTTAAAGTGAAACTGGCCTGCACCACCACAAGTGGGATGGGAGGAAATTGGGGGAGGGATTAATGTTTTAGATATATCAGGGTGAAAATTTTGTATTAGATGCTAAGATTGTTTTCTCAACAGATGCAAGAGTAGCCACTTTGATCAAACTACTTAAAGCTGCCTCTGAGAGCTAGGCTAGATATTGGTCTGTCAGGCCCCTTCTGTCCTGGATTCCTTCAGATAATGTTGTTCTGGCCACTTTGTTTCTCTTGGGGTACTAGAAGGTGGGGAAAAAGATGGGGAAGAGCTGAAGCTCTAAAATATAAGCTCAGGTAAATTTAACCTGCATTActtaagacatttttttcttcccccttaatAATCCTAGTGTTTGGCAAAGTGTACTAGTTTAACGCACCTTGAGTTGATGTGTGAGTGTGCCTGTCTTCTCAAATTGAATGATAAGAAATATATGTAATCGTTACAGTTTATGCAACATTTATATATATGCcctgaaatactttattttagtgATGAACTGACCTTTGATATGATGCCTCAATGTTGCATTATGATAGTCCTCTCTGACATAATTTGGAACTATGCAGCTTTTTGCAGATGAGTGTTACTCTgaggttttatttctttctgtcttcagAAAAAACGCAGTGAGATTCCTTGCTATTGGGAGAATCAGCCAGTTGGCTGTCAGAAATCCAACTGTGCTTTTCATCACACCAAGGGACGTTACGTTGATGGACTCTTCTTACCGCCAAGCAAAAGTGAGGGTTTTTTTAGGTCTCTTTCCTGTTTAAGTATTTAACTTTCAATATTGCTTATAATTGGGTACAGTACTGTAGAAGACATTAAGCAGCTGTTTGTTTATAAGTGCAGGAAAAAGTCCGCAGTGGTAGCCTCTCATCTAAACTGAGTGTACTcctgggatttatttatttttatttttttcctcctctcatgCTCAGCTTCTCTGTGCCGTGAGTGATCATTGCCTTTCAGGTTGCTTTCCTCTCACGTAGTCTTTTACTGGCTGGTAAGAAGGTGAGTTTTGTGTGTGAAGTGAAGCCATTGTTCATAGTATAACCAGTGACAGACCGGGGAATAGGAGAGTGTAAATTCAGTTGCCAGATAGGTAAATGTCTTCCCTCACCTGCCATTTTTATGCAGTGAGTGCAACATTGGGTCAAAGTTTTAAATGGCCAAATTACAGATGATTCTACTCTTCCTCTAGCTACGCTGCCAGCTCCACCTGAGTCTGGAGAAGAAGACATGAAAGCGGCTCAGATATCTCTGCAACAGAATAAGCTTTCTGTCCAGTCAAATCCCTCTCCGCAGCTGAGGGGGGTAATGAAAGTGGAGAACTCTGAAAACGTCCCAAGTCCTACACATCCTCCAGTTGTAATCAATGCTGCagatgatgatgaagatgatgatgGTGAGCATACTTGAGTTCTTTAAGGCATTTGTGCCATAAACGAATCTGTAAATCATGTAGTATCTGAAAACTGACTATTTTTTAGGCAGCCAGTCTGGTAAGACCACTGGTGGTCCATGGTTGTCAGTCTGTGTCCAGAACCCATAATATGGGAGGAAAGCTCAGAAATGCTCTTGTTTCAGCTGGTCTGTTGTGTGATGCTGCCCTTCAGAAGAGGGAAACCCCCTCCCTGATTTGTCTGAAGAATCTTGTCCAGTCTACAATAACAGATTATTTAGTGGTTGAAACTACAGGCGAGTGCCAGAAGTCCTTGATATTTTTGAGTTCATCAAGACActgtggctgtttttttttttcttctttttttagaaaaatctaaaaatatgaACAGAATATGAACCATGGACTGAAATGTCAATGTATGAGCTACATAAATGTAGACTAGCTGATATTCTTGTCTAATCCCTACTACTTAACTGGATaggtttattttttccctttagatCAGCTTTCTGAAGAAGGAGAGGAAACTAAAACACCTGTCCAGCAACCAGCTACAGAAACCCCTAATGGATTGCGGATAATTTCCACTAGGAAATCCAATGCTAATACAAAACAAGGTATTCTAACACCTGTAGTAGGATAAATCCAGGGATGGgcctttttttaaatatgatgaGCAGTATTTCCTGTGGGCTGTACTGTCTGACAAAAGCCTTGGAAGAATTGGTTAATCTTGCATGGAGGTCATGGAGCTAGTGGTAGCTTCTCAGCAGTCTGAAAAAAGCATATTAGCTCTTGTCAGGCTGGAAGTTGAGCAGTGTCAGGAGACTTTCAAACAGAAATGCCATTGTGATTTCAAGATACCAAAACTAATTGTACTAAAGGTAATCTGCGCTCAGGAAACTGAAGTCTTAAGATTGTAGGAATAACATTCAAGAGCATAAGAATAGCCAGAGGCCTGGGTCTTTTGCTACAGGCTCTCAAACCAGTTTGCCTTATGTGCACTGATAGAACTCAGATTTACTTCCTGGCTTACCCCTTTATCCCACTCGCCTTCCAAGTCTGTTTTTCTAAGACAAATGGAATATTATGTAGGCATGCTATTGGAGctatttttctttgagaaaacagCAAGGAAACCTTTcttgtaggggaaaaaaatcttgtgtttgtgtatgtagCATCTTATGGCAGCTGAAGGAGAATTTGACAATTAACTCAAAAGCAATACATTATAAAAATACAATAGTACATGGGGGTGGTGAAGGCACTCAGTTATTTCCATGATCTCATTCCTACCTGATACCTTATGTGTCCCTTGGCTCGGAAAGGTAAACTCTTTGTTCACCTTTGTAGAACAAAATGGGGCCAAAGAGTGGAGTTTTAATGCCTGCAAATGTCTTTTCAATCATTGTGGAAATTCATATGTAATGATAGAGGAAACTAATATCTTGTAGATGGATGAAAATAATACTTAAAACTATAGGTTTTACTCTAAAGGATGggaagaggggagaagaaaggggccAATCACTTACTGAAACATCTTCGATTCTGTGGCTCTCTTACTCTTGGGGGATGGGGTACAGGGTTTATTCTAGGTACTCTGGAAAATTGCTGAGTACTAAAAAGCCTGAGGATCTGTGCTTCTCAACATGTGCCTTTAAGCCTCAGTTCCATTAACTGTTTTGTGTTTTCAGATGAGAAGTTGAATTTCGGGATAAAAACACTTGAAGAAATTAAACTGAAGAAACTGAAGGAAAGATCAAAAAAACAAGGTGGTGAGTTAATATCCTCCCTTTCTTACTAACACTTCTGCTTTTTGTTCATGTttgtcatcttctttttttttttccccttctgataaTATCTGAATAGCTGGCTATGAATTGGTGAATACAATtatttgcaaaagaaagaaaatttcttttgTGCAAATAGGTAGAGATCCACAGCTGATTTTgactgggagctgcttggggggcaGACTTCCATGTTCCTTTAGCTGGGGGCCTCAAGCTCCGCTGACATAAAACCTATTTTCTTGAACCTGGAATTTCAACTGCAGATCAGAGGCAGATTGCTCAACCTATCTTATTTCCATGCACTGGTCATTCTGTGTTAGGCAGTAATGAATATTTAATATCTTTTGGTCTTTATGATAGTTCtttggtgtttttctttcctcccccactAAACATTCTTATCTTTTGCTTGCTCTAATCAGAAGGTCCTTCAGGAGTTTCTGTTCATCCGCTCCAATCTCAGACTATTCCTGtgccagaaaaggaaaatgtacGGACAGTAGTCAGAACCGTGACACTATCTACAAAGCAAGGTAATAAGAAATACTATTGTTTCCATTTCAGTGGTTCCTAAAGCTAAAGGTTAAGTATGATTCAGTCATGTTAGTCTGCTGGTGCTgcctttttctgttaaaaagatCACAGGAATAATAGTTTGTCCTGTTGCAATAGGAGATCAAGAAGTGTTTTTTATCAACCTGACATTAAGCCATAGCTAATCACATATGATCACCATCCTACAGACCCTTGAACATGTGCTTACCCTGACTTTTGTGTTCCTGAAGTCCAGTGGGACTTGTATGTGAGCTAAAGTGTTGACAGCATGTGTCAGAATTAGTATTTGGATTaaatgcagcagagaaagagagggtaAAGGCAAAACAAATGTCAGTATGCAAATAGGGGATAGCTGAAAAGCAGGTGAGTAATGAGTGGAAAGAGCTATAGAAGATAGTGTTATACAAGAAGCTAATTTTTGAAGCATTAAAGAGGACAGCAGTGGCATTTGTGGACAGTAGTATGATAAGAGTTTGTGTAATGAAGTTTTCAGATCTGTGTGAATTCCTTTTAAAGGCAACAATGTGTAGAACTACTTTTACTTGTAGCCATTCACCTTAGGAAGGAATAGGTTTCTGAAAGTTTGTACCTAGTATTTTGCTTGCTTATGACACTGTGTGTAACCTTCTGTCCTGCCCAAAGTATAGCTTTCATGCAAACTCAGGTTCATTAGTCGCCATCTTAGCAGGAAGTTGAAACAAGGACTCAGActattagtatttttttctaaGTGCTTTTTACAGTTAAAATATTAGTTTGTATGTTTTGACTCTCAAAATAGTGTAATCTTTTGAGACATAGCATTCTTGTAAtacttgggggaggggggttcaTAATAGGTGTATACATGGAGGCTAGCAGGTAACGCTTTTACTAGCCACTAGTTTTTGTGAACTAAAGAGACTATGCTTTGCTGTTTTAGGGGAGGAGCCTGTAATTCGACTGAGTCTTGCAGAGAGACTGGGAAAACGGAAAACCTCCATAGGTAAGAACTTTTTGTGAGCTGCTGTTCGGATGCTTTCACCTAGATTCAAGGGTATTTCTGAggtgagagagaagaaaatacattctGGCAGAGATGTGATTTGATTGTAGAAATGGCAAATTGCATTAGCAAGTGGAAGACAAATACAAGAAAATATATCTGGAAAAATTAAAGTTTCTTGCTGACTGTTCTAAAATCTTCCTTCGGAGAAATGTTCTTAAAGtatttcctgttttctctctgtCTGAAGCTGAGGAAAGTGGCCTTCCACTGAAGCGCAACCTTGCTGAAAGGCTGGGGAAGAAGATAGAGAGTCTGGAAAATGCTGACAAAGCACCAAAGAGAGGTACAGCTATTAAACAGATACCTGATTTTGATACACAGATCTTCAGTTTAGGCTTTCTGTTTGTCCTTACCTCTTCCGGTTCTCTTTGCATGTTGGTTGAAGCCTTGAGGTCACTttgaatcccagtgaagtgatcTCCTGTCTGCTTTTGAAATGTAAGCACAAAGCTGAGATTTATGCAGCCTGCCTAATTTTGTCTGTTCTCTCTTGCAGTTCAAGTCCCCAGGTCTCTGAAGGAGAGGCTTGGATTGCCTTCTGAACAGACCAGTACAGAGACAGGTAATAACTGGATGTTAAATTTGCCTTCCCTTTCCATGAACCTATACTACTTCCACACAGACTTAAAAGTTAGTTTTAAAAAACACCTGATGCCTCTTACTTGAACATTAAAGCTCTTCTGCTGGCTACTGTCAGAGGTCTGGTTCTTGATGAGTGTTTCTTTTCCACTTGGGCCTCGTCAAGGTTTCATGCTCCTGCTCTGAACCATGAGCAGCTGAAGTATACTTAGGCCCAAGTGGAACAGAATCACTGCCAAGTGCAAGAATTAGAGATGCTAAGGGAGAGACACAGTTTGGCAACAGTAACAAACTGGAATAGACtagtgggtttggtttttttgtttgtttttttgtggcaGATGACTCTGGATAGCATTGGTCTTCAAAATGCAACAAGGGTCTTAACATTCTGCTTTTCCTTTAAGCCCTTATGCAGAGTATGGTACTGCTGTGAGATGTGTTTGCTGGAATCACTCAAGATGATTAACTTGCCTTAGTACTGTGACAAATTTTGGAGACTCAGTGTTGTTGAACTCTCTTAAGTGTgggtgtttctctctctctctctctctctctctctctcccatgaTGATGATGACGACGACGACAGAGAAAGCTGCCAAGCCAACAGGAGAGATCCATGTAAAAACTCTGGAGGAAATCCGTCTTGAGAAAGCTAATCAGAGACGAGGAGAACCTCAAGCTAAACCACAGACTGACGGGCCTTGTAGAACAGAAGATCCCAGCCCAGGGGCAAGACCTTCCCCTGCAGTTCGCATCAAAACTTTCTCAGAGGCCCTAgctgaaaaaaaacacaagcgattggaagaagagaaacaaaaagcagaagagtTACCTATCAAGGCAAAGGTTGAGGGTGATCCCAAGAAGCACAGCGTACTAGCTCCGTCTGTGCCTAGCAAAGTGCAGCTAGAAGAGCCGACAGGTAAAGCCAAGCCAGGAGGAGAGGTGCGTATTAAAACCTTGGAAGAAATCAAGCAGGAGAAAGCTCTGCGGATGCAGCAGAGTGGAGAAAACGTTCCAGCTCCACCAGCCCAACCTGAACCTGCCCCGGCAGGGAGGAGATTGTTACGGATCACAAAGCTAATAGGTAATAAAATGCTTCAGCACTTGCCCTGATGAGGTGCTTCCCCTGTCAAGCAAATTCAGTTTATTCAGGattcagtttgcttttttcttgcatGTACGTTAGAGGTTAAAAGAGTTAAACGCTACAAAGTGGAAAGGCAAACAAGCGCCAGAATGTGCAGCCCTATTTGCTTCCTTCACACGCATTCAGAGTAGCCATTAATTACATGATGGTTTACTAtattttccactggaaaattcATTCACTGAGAGGCTCTGTAGCCTAATttctcttttctggttttctgcTATCTCTTTGTGGTATGGGACCTTCCCCGTGTTGAATCCAAGTTTACTTTCCTCTTGGGTATATCTGTGTTGTTTAGCCTAGTTAGTGATATATCTGTGTTTGTGAAGAGTATATAAACTTCTTGATTTGAGGGCCAGTTTCTGTCAAAAATGACAGAGCATTAAAGATCTCATCATTAAGATCTTGTAAGCTTTGTAAAAAGAGGCTGTGCGATCGAGGGAAAGGAAGTTCAATTGCTGCCTTCGTTGAATGTGTGCTGCTGTAGCCTTTCCCTCAATCTCATTATTAGACATGAGAAAATTAACACATCAGGGAAAGAAAAGTAACCAGCtttctttatttctgcttttgaaaatgatttttgtttgttttaaagcacctggaagagaagagaagaagataGTGGAAGTGAGCAAGCCTTCTCCCAAAGCTGTCCCTgcaccttcagaggttggtctttTGTGAATACATatctatgtatgtgtatatatgtgtgtaatatatatgtatgtattcatACAACTCCTGGTAAGTTTTGTCCTGTCCTGTTGGTCTGTAACTTGCTATGCGTCCCTAGCTTGAGTGTGTTCCTACCTTTCCCCGTTTGGTAAGTGCTTCAATGAAGTCTAAATCCTGTCGCTTCCAATAGCATTTCTGGACAACATTGTTATCCTCAGACTTTGAATTAATGTTTGGTTAGGTTTGAATTAAGGTTTGAATAAGAAACCCTATTAGCACAAGATTTAATCTGCTAGGTTAATGGGGAGCAAATGTTTTTGTTCTCAGTGACTTAGTCTGTCAGACTCAAAGGGTTTTTTAAAGTCCTTAGATCatcattttaatagaaaaagatAAAGCTTTGTGTTAGAGGTAATCAGTTTGTCAGTGAGTGCTGTATTAGGAGTTTGCATGACTGTCGCTTAACAAGAGTGGAATAGATTACAGCCAGTCTTTTGCTGTATTGAAGAAGCTTGCCATGCTGGGAGTTGCAGACATTTGAAACAGTTCCATAGCAAAAATGGGTCTTGTCATAGGCTAAGTTTTATGGAAAAAACGTCAATGATCTGAATTATACTAATGTACTCTGTTCAGCATGGAGCCTTTTGCAGAGGGACTGCCAATCAGATTTTCTTAATGAAATCTCCATAGATTTTTGTCTAAttgctcctcctctttttttctttttttttttttttcctagccctCTGATCAGAGTGCAACTAATTCTAAAGTTCAGGTGAAGAGCCTTGAAGAGATAATCAGGGAGAAGCGGCAACTGAAACAACACCAAGAGGAGAAGCTTCAGAAGGAAGCAGCTGCTGTGCCATCTACTGTGGAAAAAGCAATCAAAACCCCAGCATCTGGGAGTCCTGAATCCACTGTAGTGTCAGGGCCAAAT from the Apteryx mantelli isolate bAptMan1 chromosome 25, bAptMan1.hap1, whole genome shotgun sequence genome contains:
- the ZC3H11A gene encoding zinc finger CCCH domain-containing protein 11A isoform X1, yielding MSNQGDDCYFYFYSTCNKGDSCPFRHCEAALGNETVCTLWQEGRCFRNICRFRHMEIDKKRSEIPCYWENQPVGCQKSNCAFHHTKGRYVDGLFLPPSKTTLPAPPESGEEDMKAAQISLQQNKLSVQSNPSPQLRGVMKVENSENVPSPTHPPVVINAADDDEDDDDQLSEEGEETKTPVQQPATETPNGLRIISTRKSNANTKQDEKLNFGIKTLEEIKLKKLKERSKKQGEGPSGVSVHPLQSQTIPVPEKENVRTVVRTVTLSTKQGEEPVIRLSLAERLGKRKTSIAEESGLPLKRNLAERLGKKIESLENADKAPKRVQVPRSLKERLGLPSEQTSTETEKAAKPTGEIHVKTLEEIRLEKANQRRGEPQAKPQTDGPCRTEDPSPGARPSPAVRIKTFSEALAEKKHKRLEEEKQKAEELPIKAKVEGDPKKHSVLAPSVPSKVQLEEPTGKAKPGGEVRIKTLEEIKQEKALRMQQSGENVPAPPAQPEPAPAGRRLLRITKLIAPGREEKKIVEVSKPSPKAVPAPSEPSDQSATNSKVQVKSLEEIIREKRQLKQHQEEKLQKEAAAVPSTVEKAIKTPASGSPESTVVSGPNCQFAKRLLVKSQEDGVDSPGKDAAVPPGKQAAQSLERKAKTKLKVNVKPSDGKATSPTKQALKRKAAESHPSAVAAVKPLSSTGGDMKEPPTKKATVAVVPALPEDSLVTVPEREKPKDSAELHIVSQADSVAQSEVSSSTSSQAVVKTRRLSSTGAGKAPLSVEDDFEKLIWEISGGKLEAEIDLDPGKDEDDLLLELSEMIDS
- the ZC3H11A gene encoding zinc finger CCCH domain-containing protein 11A isoform X2, encoding MSNQGDDCYFYFYSTCNKGDSCPFRHCEAALGNETVCTLWQEGRCFRNICRFRHMEIDKKRSEIPCYWENQPVGCQKSNCAFHHTKGRYVDGLFLPPSKTTLPAPPESGEEDMKAAQISLQQNKLSVQSNPSPQLRGVMKVENSENVPSPTHPPVVINAADDDEDDDDQLSEEGEETKTPVQQPATETPNGLRIISTRKSNANTKQDEKLNFGIKTLEEIKLKKLKERSKKQEGPSGVSVHPLQSQTIPVPEKENVRTVVRTVTLSTKQGEEPVIRLSLAERLGKRKTSIAEESGLPLKRNLAERLGKKIESLENADKAPKRVQVPRSLKERLGLPSEQTSTETEKAAKPTGEIHVKTLEEIRLEKANQRRGEPQAKPQTDGPCRTEDPSPGARPSPAVRIKTFSEALAEKKHKRLEEEKQKAEELPIKAKVEGDPKKHSVLAPSVPSKVQLEEPTGKAKPGGEVRIKTLEEIKQEKALRMQQSGENVPAPPAQPEPAPAGRRLLRITKLIAPGREEKKIVEVSKPSPKAVPAPSEPSDQSATNSKVQVKSLEEIIREKRQLKQHQEEKLQKEAAAVPSTVEKAIKTPASGSPESTVVSGPNCQFAKRLLVKSQEDGVDSPGKDAAVPPGKQAAQSLERKAKTKLKVNVKPSDGKATSPTKQALKRKAAESHPSAVAAVKPLSSTGGDMKEPPTKKATVAVVPALPEDSLVTVPEREKPKDSAELHIVSQADSVAQSEVSSSTSSQAVVKTRRLSSTGAGKAPLSVEDDFEKLIWEISGGKLEAEIDLDPGKDEDDLLLELSEMIDS
- the ZC3H11A gene encoding zinc finger CCCH domain-containing protein 11A isoform X3 codes for the protein MKAAQISLQQNKLSVQSNPSPQLRGVMKVENSENVPSPTHPPVVINAADDDEDDDDQLSEEGEETKTPVQQPATETPNGLRIISTRKSNANTKQDEKLNFGIKTLEEIKLKKLKERSKKQGEGPSGVSVHPLQSQTIPVPEKENVRTVVRTVTLSTKQGEEPVIRLSLAERLGKRKTSIAEESGLPLKRNLAERLGKKIESLENADKAPKRVQVPRSLKERLGLPSEQTSTETEKAAKPTGEIHVKTLEEIRLEKANQRRGEPQAKPQTDGPCRTEDPSPGARPSPAVRIKTFSEALAEKKHKRLEEEKQKAEELPIKAKVEGDPKKHSVLAPSVPSKVQLEEPTGKAKPGGEVRIKTLEEIKQEKALRMQQSGENVPAPPAQPEPAPAGRRLLRITKLIAPGREEKKIVEVSKPSPKAVPAPSEPSDQSATNSKVQVKSLEEIIREKRQLKQHQEEKLQKEAAAVPSTVEKAIKTPASGSPESTVVSGPNCQFAKRLLVKSQEDGVDSPGKDAAVPPGKQAAQSLERKAKTKLKVNVKPSDGKATSPTKQALKRKAAESHPSAVAAVKPLSSTGGDMKEPPTKKATVAVVPALPEDSLVTVPEREKPKDSAELHIVSQADSVAQSEVSSSTSSQAVVKTRRLSSTGAGKAPLSVEDDFEKLIWEISGGKLEAEIDLDPGKDEDDLLLELSEMIDS